A genomic region of Raphanus sativus cultivar WK10039 chromosome 6, ASM80110v3, whole genome shotgun sequence contains the following coding sequences:
- the LOC108836109 gene encoding ultraviolet-B receptor UVR8 — MDATTSGTPSLQYHNLPEQPVASPPPLVTQFQRQKRQCFGDSTPGEFPLAANPSIVLHVLTECRLDPRDLANLEATCSFFSQPANFAPDSSLSLPELAALDMCNKRVIFKPMNEQEREEMKSRCGGSWKLVLRFLLAGEACCRREKSQAVAGPGHSIAVTSKGQVYTFGHNNSGQLGHGHTDEEARILPIRSLQGIRIIQAAAGAGRTMLISDNGSVYACGKYLFGEAEYGGGQGGSRQVTTPQLVTSLKSIFVVQAAIGNFFTAVLSREGKVYTFSWGEDGRLGHQTEANDVEPRPLLGPLENVPVVQIAAGYCYLLALVCQPNGMSVYSVGCGLGGKLGHGSKIDEKYPRVIEQFKVLNFQPRVVAAGAWHAAVVGQDGRVCTWGWGRYGCLGHGNEEGESVPKVVEGLSHVKAVHVATGDYTTFVVSDDGDVYSFGCGESASLGHHTAVDEQRDRQANVLSPAVVTSLKQVKERVVQISLTNSIYWNAHTFALTESGKLFAFGAGDKGQLGAELGRDQTERCVPERVNIDLS; from the exons ATGGATGCTACAACTAGTGGAACTCCATCTTTACAGTATCATAACTTACCAGAGCAACCGGttgcttctcctcctcctcttgtgaCTCAGTTTCAGAGACAAAAACGCCAATGCTTTGGAGATTCAACTCCAGGAGAGTTCCCTTTAGCAGCTAACCCTTCCATTGTCCTTCATGTTCTCACTGAATGTAGATTGGATCCTCGTGACCTCGCTAATCTCGAG GCAACATGCTCCTTCTTTAGCCAGCCAGCAAACTTTGCCCCGGACAGTAGTTTATCACTACCTGAGCTCGCTGCTCTCGACATGTGTAACAAAAGGGTGATTTTTAAACCTATGAATGAACAAGAACGTGAAGAAATGAAAAGCAGATGCGGAGGGTCATGGAAACTAGTCCTTAGGTTTTTGCTGGCTGGTGAAGCGTGTTGTCGAAGAGAGAAATCTCAAGCAGTTGCTGGTCCTGGTCACAGCATTGCCGTCACATCGAAGGGACAAGTCTATACCTTTGGTCACAATAACTCTGGACAGCTAGGACATGGCCATACCGATGAAGAAGCTCGGATACTGCCCATCAG GTCACTGCAGGGAATCAGAATCATCCAAGCAGCAGCTGGTGCTGGTAGGACGATGCTGATAAGCGACAATGGGAGTGTTTACGCTTGTGGGAAATATCTGTTCGGTGAAGCTGAGTACGGAGGAGGGCAAGGAGGGTCTAGACAGGTTACGACTCCTCAGCTTGTGACATCTCTAAAGAGCATATTTGTTGTGCAAGCGGCGATAGGGAACTTCTTTACCGCTGTTCTGTCACGAGAAGGGAAGGTTTATACATTCTCTTGGGGTGAAGATGGTAGACTCGGTCACCAAACCGAGGCTAATGATGTCGAGCCACGTCCTTTGCTAGGTCCGTTAGAGAATGTACCCGTTGTCCAGATTGCTGCTGGTTATTGCTACCTTCTTGCTTTAGTTTGTCAACCAAATGGCAT GTCGGTTTATTCGGTTGGTTGCGGTTTGGGAGGCAAACTCGGTCACGGGTCGAAAATCGATGAGAAGTACCCACGTGTTATCGAGCAGTTTAAGGTACTGAACTTTCAACCTAGGGTAGTTGCAGCGGGTGCTTGGCATGCAGCGGTGGTAGGTCAAGATGGAAGAGTGTGTACTTGGGGTTGGGGGAGATACGGTTGCTTAGGACACGGTAACGAGGAGGGTGAGTCAGTTCCTAAGGTCGTTGAAGGGCTAAGCCATGTCAAGGCGGTTCATGTCGCAACAGGAGACTACACTACTTTTGTGGTCTCGGATGATGGAGATGTTTACTCTTTTGGTTGTGGTGAATCTGCTAGTCTCGGTCACCATACAGCCGTTGATGAACAG CGTGATCGGCAAGCTAATGTGTTGAGTCCAGCGGTAGTAACATCGCTGAAACAAGTGAAAGAGCGGGTGGTTCAGATTAGTCTAACGAACTCGATATACTGGAACGCTCATACGTTTGCGCTCACGGAATCGGGGAAACTATTTGCGTTTGGTGCAGGAGATAAGGGTCAGCTTGGAGCAGAGCTTGGTCGTGACCAAACAGAGAGGTGTGTACCCGAAAGAGTAAATATCGATCTCAGTTAG
- the LOC108838721 gene encoding protein terminal ear1 homolog translates to MEDSRASPLDPRAQEFVPLNPISSRFYFPYTSLPPPPPPPHFPTPPPSSYGLSPTEPTVFTFFNLPPHPLMFSSPPPPPPPPPPPPRPYFNGVSAVQRLPIPSKSPTRSLSLISVPRDVTESTVRRDLEVFGDVRGVQMERISEGIVTVHFYDIRDAKRAVREICGRHMQHQAKVGGGGGTVWSLPSSSSSVRGFVSGRPVWAQFVVPATSAVPNGCNQGTLVIFNLDPEVSSIALRQIFQVYGPIKELRETPYKKHQRFVEFYDVRDAAKAFDRMNGEEICGKQVVIEYSRPGGIKNKFMSLRQPHVLFQPAQPPPILAPPMRQSLTLMKDKNKNVSPNNGVDVVEASMGSLCINDDEDNKIRGAESETKSKNMAKWGKKRLMKSMELIQFLISEETMDDPSCRDPRTTLMIKNIPNKYSQKLLLNMLDNHCVHINEAITEERDEHEAHHQPFSSYDFVYLPMDFNNKCNVGYGFVNMTSPEAAWRLYKAFHLQRWEVFNSRKICQITYARVQGLEDLKEHFKSAKFPCEAELYLPVVFSPPRDGKQLTEPVSINIDGCTGLDSKHLEPMDGQDHSVSRSISGSDHYKSLEDEFSSSSIDGSQGLTVVGETSF, encoded by the exons ATGGAAGATTCTAGAGCTTCTCCTTTAGACCCTCGAGCTCAAGAGTTTGTACCACTAAACCCTATCTCCTCCCGTTTTTACTTTCCCTACACTTCTcttccgccgccgccgccgccgccgcatTTTCCCACGCCTCCTCCGTCGTCGTACGGATTATCTCCGACGGAACCAACGGTTTTCACGTTCTTTAACCTCCCACCACATCCCTTGATgttttcttctcctcctcctcctccaccaccaccaccaccgccccCGCGTCCGTATTTTAATGGTGTTTCAGCCGTTCAACGGCTTCCTATCCCGTCAAAGTCTCCCACGCGATCTCTTTCTCTGATCTCCGTACCGCGTGACGTCACCGAGTCTACGGTGAGACGCGACTTGGAGGTGTTCGGCGACGTGCGTGGCGTGCAGATGGAGAGGATCTCTGAAGGAATCGTGACCGTCCATTTCTACGACATCCGTGACGCTAAAAGAGCTGTTAGAGAGATTTGCGGTAGACACATGCAGCACCAAGCCAaggttggtggtggtggtggaacCGTTTGGAGCTtaccatcttcttcctcatcggTTCGTGGGTTTGTTTCCGGTAGACCTGTGTGGGCTCAGTTTGTAGTTCCGGCTACTAGCGCGGTTCCTAATGGTTGCAACCAAGGAACGTTGGTGATCTTTAACTTAGACCCTGAAGTCTCTTCCATTGCTCTCAGACAGATTTTCCAAGTTTACG GTCCCATCAAAGAGTTGAGAGAGACACCGTACAAGAAACATCAAAGATTCGTTGAGTTTTACGATGTGAGGGATGCAGCGAAAGCTTTTGATCGAATGAACGGCGAAGAGATTTGTGGGAAGCAAGTTGTGATCGAATATAGCCGACCAGGTGGGATTAAGAACAAGTTCATGTCATTAAGGCAACCACATGTACTGTTTCAACCGGCTCAACCGCCACCTATTCTAGCTCCTCCTATGAGACAGTCTCTTACCCTGATGAaggataaaaacaaaaatgtgagCCCTAATAATGGAGTTGATGTTGTCGAAGCTTCTATGGGTTCGTTGTGTATCAATGATGATGAGGATAATAAGATCCGAGGAGCGGAGTCCGAAACAAAGAGCAAGAACATGGCTAAGTGGGGGAAGAAAAGACTTATGAAGAGCATGGAACTAATTCAGTTCCTTATTAGTGAAGAAACCATGGATGATCCAAGTTGCAGAGATCCACGTACCACTTTGATGATCAAGAACATACCAAACAAGTACAG TCAAAAGCTGCTGTTGAATATGCTGGATAATCACTGCGTTCACATCAATGAAGCGATCACCGAGGAAAGGGACGAACATGAAGCTCATCATCAACCCTTTTCTTCTTATGATTTCGTGTATCTCCCGATGGATTTCAA CAACAAGTGTAATGTTGGTTATGGGTTTGTGAATATGACGTCTCCGGAGGCAGCTTGGAGGCTTTACAAGGCGTTTCATCTTCAACGTTGGGAGGTTTTTAATTCTCGTAAGATTTGCCAAATCACATATGCGAGAGTTCAG GGTTTGGAAGATCTAAAGGAACACTTCAAGAGCGCCAAGTTCCCGTGCGAGGCTGAGCTTTACCTTCCGGTAGTCTTTTCACCTCCACGAGACGGGAAGCAGCTAACGGAACCTGTCTCTATCAACATTGACGGTTGCACCGGACTCGATAGTAAACATCTTGAGCCAATGGACGGTCAAGATCACTCTGTCAGTAGATCAATTTCCGGTAGTGACCATTATAAGAGTCTGGAAGATGAATTTTCCAGCAGTAGCATCGACGGTAGCCAGGGTTTAACGGTGGTAGGAGAGACATCTTTCTAG
- the LOC108836110 gene encoding anther-specific protein BCP1-like, which produces MVRLHVALLLLFIAVSTVIVSATDKPSVTTSGPPTATAPTSGDIEVAQAPADDNAIGTTDDDAPPTPGDDDVAVAGPIGSETSYANYPPPQQTSGSGLTAMIGTVSIAATMVGSLLFF; this is translated from the coding sequence ATGGTGCGCCTTCACGTAgctctccttcttctcttcatCGCCGTTTCCACCGTCATCGTATCAGCTACTGATAAACCGTCGGTGACCACCTCTGGACCTCCAACCGCAACAGCTCCGACCAGTGGAGATATCGAGGTAGCACAGGCTCCAGCAGACGACAACGCCATCGGAACAACCGATGACGATGCGCCTCCGACTCCCGGAGATGATGATGTGGCAGTCGCCGGACCTATCGGAAGCGAAACTTCTTACGCAAACTATCCGCCGCCTCAGCAAACTTCAGGAAGTGGCCTCACCGCTATGATTGGAACCGTTTCTATTGCTGCTACGATGGTTGGATCGCTATTATTTTTCTGA
- the LOC108813243 gene encoding protein WVD2-like 7 isoform X1, with translation MGDSSVCLVRSFSQPSETSSHEVIPRGVLTESVSFGRFASETLQWAKWSAFTQNRYLEEVERFTKPGSVAEKKAFFEAHFKNRASGNTTTTKTVCEVVQKENLIDSEVRHGDVVKTSHETVCEVVVVKENLLPLVDEEVSNAEVGSVPPPSVSVTEATVADLQIGEVKDTIAENIDSMAVDEDEELDKENSISFSKERCSSSSMPVPEDEDLDKQSSTSLSKERRPSSSGSKTCSRSSIPEPSLSVGLDLPLKKPRKEPLSARKRSTSSVSDNQNRSPHMSINCPAGNADKKMPQDGSRSSKDKRKADNKERSGPSSVHMPLNSAISTRQTTKTGPKKLLPRRSTTQETSSSNAGTSSNPKGNEPTVASKGRKRPLSRAANEDSDAPKCSTRASAFRLLKLPPPNTRPLDEKRKNITVGSSVSCRIPNNVQRQPSPSCDNISTHSRTRAKSFTVSSPFNFRSDERAEKRKEFFKKLEEKKRKEEDAVKEQVSGVQAPMISLTSPRFRRNQTPGRENIQKPRESPHKVSSVQTSTTRNPSTEKYKRCKVHPSLTKKKTQESSSPNVL, from the exons ATGGGAGACTCCTCCGTCTGTCTTGTGAGATCCTTCTCGCAACCTTCAGAAACTTCGTCTCACGAG GTGATTCCTCGTGGTGTACTTACGGAATCAGTATCCTTCGGTAGATTCGCGTCGGAGACTCTACAGTGGGCGAAGTGGTCAGCTTTTACTCAGAACCGTTACTTGGAAGAGGTTGAGAGGTTCACAAAGCCTGGCTCTGTGGCGGAGAAGAAAGCCTTCTTTGAAGCTCACTTCAAGAACCGAGCTTCCGGGAACACTACAACAACAAAGACTGTGTGTGAAGTAGTACAGAAAGAGAATCTCATTGATTCTGAAGTAAGGCATGGAGATGTGGTGAAGACTAGTCATGAAACTGTGTGTGAAGTAGTAGTAGTGAAAGAGAATCTACTACCACTTGTGGATGAAGAGGTGTCTAATGCTGAGGTGGGTTCTGTTCCACCTCCATCAGTTTCTGTAACAGAAGCAACAGTTGCTGATCTTCAAATCGGGGAAGTGAAGGATACAATTGCTGAGAACATTGATTCCATGGCTGTTGATGAAGACGAGGAACTTGACAAG GAGAATTCTATTTCTTTCAGCAAAGAAAGATGTTCTAGTTCTTCCATGCCTGTTCCTGAAGACGAGGATCTTGACAAG CAGAGTTCTACTTCTTTGAGTAAAGAAAGGCGTCCTAGTTCTTCAGGATCAAAGACCTGCAGTAGAAGTTCAATTCCAGAACCCTCCTTGTCTGTAGGACTGGATCTGCCACTTAAGAAACCAAGGAAAGAGCCCCTTTCGGCTAGGAAAAGGTCAACTAGTAGTGTATCGGATAACCAAAACAGATCACCTCACATGTCAATCAATTGTCCTGCTGGTAATGCCGACAAAAAGATGCCCCAGGACGGTTCTAGAAGCAGTAAGGATAAAAGGAAAGCAGACAATAAGGAGAGATCAGGTCCAAGTTCAGTTCACATGCCACTCAACTCTGCTATCTCTACTCGACAAACGACCAAGACAGGTCCAAAGAAGCTACTACCAAGAAGATCCACTACACAGGAAACAAGTTCATCAAATGCTGGAACCAGTTCAAATCCGAAGGGCAACGAACCAACAGTAGCTTCAAAAGGCCGCAAGAGACCATTGTCTAGAGCAGCCAATGAAGATTCAGATGCTCCAAAATGTTCAACCAGA GCCTCTGCTTTCAGGTTACTAAAACTTCCTCCTCCCAATACTCGGCCACTAGACGAGAAAAG GAAAAACATAACTGTAGGCAGTTCAGTTTCTTGCAGAATACCCAACAATGTGCAAAGACAGCCTTCTCCGAG CTGCGATAATATTTCAACTCATAGCAGAACTAGAGCAAAGTCATTCACTGTTTCTTCTCCCTTCAACTTCAGAAGTGATGAACGGGCAGAAAAGAGGAAAGAG TTCTTCAAGAAGctagaagaaaagaaaaggaaagaagaggATGCTGTCAAAGAGCAAGTTAGCGGTGTTCAG GCACCAATGATAAGTCTGACTTCTCCAAGATTCCGCAGGAATCAAACTCCAGGAAGAGAGAACATACAAAAGCCTCGTGAATCTCCCCACAAAGTTTCCTCAGTGCAGACCTCTACCACCAGAAACCCATCGACAGAGAAGTACAAACGCTGCAAGGTTCATCCCTCGCTGACAAAGAAGAAAACTCAAGAAAGTTCGTCTCCTAACGTTCTATAG
- the LOC108813244 gene encoding serine/threonine protein phosphatase 2A 55 kDa regulatory subunit B' delta isoform, whose product MFKQILGKLPKKPSSSSSAKFWDNNNNNQVDERPSSNGDCVEVLPRLRDVSISEKQELFLKKLRLCCVVFDFVSEPPQLNLKEKEIKRQTLLEAVDYVISSGNKFPEPVIQEATNMVSANLFSNNTHQQWKNKKTPQGLDSEEPEEEGVSLNPSWPHLQIIYEFLLRLVASPNTDAKISKKYIDQTFVLKLLDLFDSEDHREREYLKTILHRIYGRFMPHRPFIRKTMNNILYDFILETGKHSGVAEFLEVLGSIINGFALPLKEEHKLFLTKVLVPLHKLKCLPSYHQQLSYCVIQFVEKDCELADTVIRGLLKYWPVTNSSKELMFLNELEEILEATQVTEFERCMVPLSRQIAQCLSSSHFQVAERALYLWNNDHVSSLVRQNSRIVLPIVFPALEKNGSSHWNQAVKNLTENVLKDLSDTNPELFEECLRKFREDQQSTADAKKKNGETWRQLEEIVASKRHTSIEK is encoded by the exons ATGTTTAAGCAGATACTTGGGAAGCTTCCTAagaaaccttcttcttcttcttctgctaaGTTTTgggataacaacaacaacaatcaagTTGATGAGAGACCATCATCAAATGGAGATTGTGTTGAGGTGTTGCCAAGGCTGAGAGATGTTTCAATCTCCGAGAAGCAAGAACTCTTCCTCAAGAAGCTTAGGCTATGCTGCGTAGTGTTCGACTTCGTCTCCGAGCCTCCTCAACTTAACCTCAAGGAGAAAGAGATCAAAAGACAAACACTTCTCGAAGCTGTAGACTATGTCATCTCCTCAGGGAACAAGTTCCCCGAACCAGTTATCCAAGAAGCTACAAACATGGTTTCAGCTAACCTCTTCAGTAATAACACTCACCAACAGTGGAAGAACAAGAAAACTCCACAAGGATTAGATTCGGAAGaaccagaagaagaaggagtCTCTTTAAACCCTTCTTGGCCTCACTTGCAGATCATCTACGAGTTCCTCCTGAGACTCGTCGCCTCTCCCAACACAGACGCCAAGATATCCAAGAAGTACATCGACCAAACCTTCGTCCTCAAGCTCCTCGACCTGTTCGACTCCGAAGACCACAGGGAGAGAGAGTACCTCAAAACCATACTCCACAGAATCTACGGGAGGTTCATGCCCCACCGCCCTTTCATCAGGAAGACAATGAACAACATCTTGTACGACTTCATACTAGAGACAGGGAAACACTCCGGCGTCGCAGAGTTTCTCGAAGTTCTCGGATCGATCATCAACGGGTTCGCCTTGCCTCTCAAGGAAGAGCACAAGCTCTTCCTCACTAAAGTGCTTGTCCCTCTCCACAAACTCAAATGCTTGCCTAGCTACCACCAGCAGCTCTCTTACTGCGTCATACAGTTCGTTGagaaagactgtgagctcgctgaTACGGTGATCAGAGGGTTGTTGAAGTACTGGCCGGTTACTAACAGCTCTAAAGAACTCATGTTCTTGAATGAGTTGGAGGAGATACTAGAAGCCACTCAGGTGACGGAGTTCGAACGGTGTATGGTTCCCCTCTCTCGCCAAATCGCTCAGTGCTTGAGCAGCTCTCACTTTCAG GTAGCGGAACGGGCTTTGTACTTATGGAACAACGATCATGTCAGTAGTTTGGTGAGACAGAACAGTAGGATCGTTTTACCGATAGTGTTCCCTGCTTTGGAGAAGAACGGTAGTAGCCACTGGAACCAGGCTGTGAAGAACTTGACTGAGAATGTTCTCAAGGATTTGTCTGATACGAATCCGGAACTGTTTGAAGAGTGTTTGCGCAAGTTTCGAGAAGATCAGCAGAGTACAGCGGATGCTAAGAAGAAGAATGGAGAGACGTGGAGACAGTTAGAGGAGATTGTTGCTTCCAAAAGACACACATCAATTGAgaagtga
- the LOC108813243 gene encoding protein WVD2-like 7 isoform X2, which yields MGDSSVCLVRSFSQPSETSSHEVIPRGVLTESVSFGRFASETLQWAKWSAFTQNRYLEEVERFTKPGSVAEKKAFFEAHFKNRASGNTTTTKTVCEVVQKENLIDSEVRHGDVVKTSHETVCEVVVVKENLLPLVDEEVSNAEVGSVPPPSVSVTEATVADLQIGEVKDTIAENIDSMAVDEDEELDKENSISFSKERCSSSSMPVPEDEDLDKQSSTSLSKERRPSSSGSKTCSRSSIPEPSLSVGLDLPLKKPRKEPLSARKRSTSSVSDNQNRSPHMSINCPAGNADKKMPQDGSRSSKDKRKADNKERSGPSSVHMPLNSAISTRQTTKTGPKKLLPRRSTTQETSSSNAGTSSNPKGNEPTVASKGRKRPLSRAANEDSDAPKCSTRASAFRLLKLPPPNTRPLDEKRKNITVGSSVSCRIPNNVQRQPSPRTRAKSFTVSSPFNFRSDERAEKRKEFFKKLEEKKRKEEDAVKEQVSGVQAPMISLTSPRFRRNQTPGRENIQKPRESPHKVSSVQTSTTRNPSTEKYKRCKVHPSLTKKKTQESSSPNVL from the exons ATGGGAGACTCCTCCGTCTGTCTTGTGAGATCCTTCTCGCAACCTTCAGAAACTTCGTCTCACGAG GTGATTCCTCGTGGTGTACTTACGGAATCAGTATCCTTCGGTAGATTCGCGTCGGAGACTCTACAGTGGGCGAAGTGGTCAGCTTTTACTCAGAACCGTTACTTGGAAGAGGTTGAGAGGTTCACAAAGCCTGGCTCTGTGGCGGAGAAGAAAGCCTTCTTTGAAGCTCACTTCAAGAACCGAGCTTCCGGGAACACTACAACAACAAAGACTGTGTGTGAAGTAGTACAGAAAGAGAATCTCATTGATTCTGAAGTAAGGCATGGAGATGTGGTGAAGACTAGTCATGAAACTGTGTGTGAAGTAGTAGTAGTGAAAGAGAATCTACTACCACTTGTGGATGAAGAGGTGTCTAATGCTGAGGTGGGTTCTGTTCCACCTCCATCAGTTTCTGTAACAGAAGCAACAGTTGCTGATCTTCAAATCGGGGAAGTGAAGGATACAATTGCTGAGAACATTGATTCCATGGCTGTTGATGAAGACGAGGAACTTGACAAG GAGAATTCTATTTCTTTCAGCAAAGAAAGATGTTCTAGTTCTTCCATGCCTGTTCCTGAAGACGAGGATCTTGACAAG CAGAGTTCTACTTCTTTGAGTAAAGAAAGGCGTCCTAGTTCTTCAGGATCAAAGACCTGCAGTAGAAGTTCAATTCCAGAACCCTCCTTGTCTGTAGGACTGGATCTGCCACTTAAGAAACCAAGGAAAGAGCCCCTTTCGGCTAGGAAAAGGTCAACTAGTAGTGTATCGGATAACCAAAACAGATCACCTCACATGTCAATCAATTGTCCTGCTGGTAATGCCGACAAAAAGATGCCCCAGGACGGTTCTAGAAGCAGTAAGGATAAAAGGAAAGCAGACAATAAGGAGAGATCAGGTCCAAGTTCAGTTCACATGCCACTCAACTCTGCTATCTCTACTCGACAAACGACCAAGACAGGTCCAAAGAAGCTACTACCAAGAAGATCCACTACACAGGAAACAAGTTCATCAAATGCTGGAACCAGTTCAAATCCGAAGGGCAACGAACCAACAGTAGCTTCAAAAGGCCGCAAGAGACCATTGTCTAGAGCAGCCAATGAAGATTCAGATGCTCCAAAATGTTCAACCAGA GCCTCTGCTTTCAGGTTACTAAAACTTCCTCCTCCCAATACTCGGCCACTAGACGAGAAAAG GAAAAACATAACTGTAGGCAGTTCAGTTTCTTGCAGAATACCCAACAATGTGCAAAGACAGCCTTCTCCGAG AACTAGAGCAAAGTCATTCACTGTTTCTTCTCCCTTCAACTTCAGAAGTGATGAACGGGCAGAAAAGAGGAAAGAG TTCTTCAAGAAGctagaagaaaagaaaaggaaagaagaggATGCTGTCAAAGAGCAAGTTAGCGGTGTTCAG GCACCAATGATAAGTCTGACTTCTCCAAGATTCCGCAGGAATCAAACTCCAGGAAGAGAGAACATACAAAAGCCTCGTGAATCTCCCCACAAAGTTTCCTCAGTGCAGACCTCTACCACCAGAAACCCATCGACAGAGAAGTACAAACGCTGCAAGGTTCATCCCTCGCTGACAAAGAAGAAAACTCAAGAAAGTTCGTCTCCTAACGTTCTATAG
- the LOC108813243 gene encoding protein WVD2-like 7 isoform X3: protein MGDSSVCLVRSFSQPSETSSHEVIPRGVLTESVSFGRFASETLQWAKWSAFTQNRYLEEVERFTKPGSVAEKKAFFEAHFKNRASGNTTTTKTVCEVVQKENLIDSEVRHGDVVKTSHETVCEVVVVKENLLPLVDEEVSNAEVGSVPPPSVSVTEATVADLQIGEVKDTIAENIDSMAVDEDEELDKENSISFSKERCSSSSMPVPEDEDLDKQSSTSLSKERRPSSSGSKTCSRSSIPEPSLSVGLDLPLKKPRKEPLSARKRSTSSVSDNQNRSPHMSINCPAGNADKKMPQDGSRSSKDKRKADNKERSGPSSVHMPLNSAISTRQTTKTGPKKLLPRRSTTQETSSSNAGTSSNPKGNEPTVASKGRKRPLSRAANEDSDAPKCSTRASAFRLLKLPPPNTRPLDEKRKNITVGSSVSCRIPNNVQRQPSPSCDNISTHSRTRAKSFTVSSPFNFRSDERAEKRKEFFKKLEEKKRKEEDAVKEQVSGVQESNSRKREHTKAS, encoded by the exons ATGGGAGACTCCTCCGTCTGTCTTGTGAGATCCTTCTCGCAACCTTCAGAAACTTCGTCTCACGAG GTGATTCCTCGTGGTGTACTTACGGAATCAGTATCCTTCGGTAGATTCGCGTCGGAGACTCTACAGTGGGCGAAGTGGTCAGCTTTTACTCAGAACCGTTACTTGGAAGAGGTTGAGAGGTTCACAAAGCCTGGCTCTGTGGCGGAGAAGAAAGCCTTCTTTGAAGCTCACTTCAAGAACCGAGCTTCCGGGAACACTACAACAACAAAGACTGTGTGTGAAGTAGTACAGAAAGAGAATCTCATTGATTCTGAAGTAAGGCATGGAGATGTGGTGAAGACTAGTCATGAAACTGTGTGTGAAGTAGTAGTAGTGAAAGAGAATCTACTACCACTTGTGGATGAAGAGGTGTCTAATGCTGAGGTGGGTTCTGTTCCACCTCCATCAGTTTCTGTAACAGAAGCAACAGTTGCTGATCTTCAAATCGGGGAAGTGAAGGATACAATTGCTGAGAACATTGATTCCATGGCTGTTGATGAAGACGAGGAACTTGACAAG GAGAATTCTATTTCTTTCAGCAAAGAAAGATGTTCTAGTTCTTCCATGCCTGTTCCTGAAGACGAGGATCTTGACAAG CAGAGTTCTACTTCTTTGAGTAAAGAAAGGCGTCCTAGTTCTTCAGGATCAAAGACCTGCAGTAGAAGTTCAATTCCAGAACCCTCCTTGTCTGTAGGACTGGATCTGCCACTTAAGAAACCAAGGAAAGAGCCCCTTTCGGCTAGGAAAAGGTCAACTAGTAGTGTATCGGATAACCAAAACAGATCACCTCACATGTCAATCAATTGTCCTGCTGGTAATGCCGACAAAAAGATGCCCCAGGACGGTTCTAGAAGCAGTAAGGATAAAAGGAAAGCAGACAATAAGGAGAGATCAGGTCCAAGTTCAGTTCACATGCCACTCAACTCTGCTATCTCTACTCGACAAACGACCAAGACAGGTCCAAAGAAGCTACTACCAAGAAGATCCACTACACAGGAAACAAGTTCATCAAATGCTGGAACCAGTTCAAATCCGAAGGGCAACGAACCAACAGTAGCTTCAAAAGGCCGCAAGAGACCATTGTCTAGAGCAGCCAATGAAGATTCAGATGCTCCAAAATGTTCAACCAGA GCCTCTGCTTTCAGGTTACTAAAACTTCCTCCTCCCAATACTCGGCCACTAGACGAGAAAAG GAAAAACATAACTGTAGGCAGTTCAGTTTCTTGCAGAATACCCAACAATGTGCAAAGACAGCCTTCTCCGAG CTGCGATAATATTTCAACTCATAGCAGAACTAGAGCAAAGTCATTCACTGTTTCTTCTCCCTTCAACTTCAGAAGTGATGAACGGGCAGAAAAGAGGAAAGAG TTCTTCAAGAAGctagaagaaaagaaaaggaaagaagaggATGCTGTCAAAGAGCAAGTTAGCGGTGTTCAG GAATCAAACTCCAGGAAGAGAGAACATACAAAAGCCTCGTGA